Proteins from one Penaeus monodon isolate SGIC_2016 unplaced genomic scaffold, NSTDA_Pmon_1 PmonScaffold_15290, whole genome shotgun sequence genomic window:
- the LOC119569457 gene encoding uncharacterized protein LOC119569457: MLRSELLVQLVGQVGQDVLTVRNLYFLVLDKLSISSNSPWFAAGLPGRDDVTKAFVYKQRLWQSSRKLLCSKITIIIIGWMQMVQCHSQKIRWCTVEAPIFLRGILQARS; encoded by the exons atgctgcgttcggaactcctcgtccaaCTAGTTGGACAAGTTGGACAAGATGTTTTGACCGTTCGGAACCTCTACTTTCTCGTCCTGGACAAGTTGTCCATCTCGTCCAACTCGCCCTGGTTCGCAGCGGGGCTACCAGGACGAGATGACGTCACAAAGGCGTTTGTTTACAAACAGAGATTATGGCAGTCGTCGAGAAAATTGTTG TGTTCaaagatcacgataataattattggcTGGATGCAGATGGTTCAGTGCCATTCCCAGAAAATTCGGTGGTGTACCGTAGAAGCACCGATTTTCCTGAGAGGTATTTTGCAGGCCAGGAGTTAA